From Permianibacter aggregans, a single genomic window includes:
- a CDS encoding carbonic anhydrase, with amino-acid sequence MPEHVLQQLFENNKRWAEKVTKEDPAFFQNLCQQQTPEYLWIGCSDSRVPANQIMGLAPGEVFVHRNVANVVSLTDFNCLAVLQYAVEVLKVKHIIVTGHYGCGGVIAAYEGNAPGLVDHWLEPVRYVCRQHADELNAIVDRDERLRRLCELNVEAQARNVAHTRIVQRAWSNGQQLTIHGLIYSLSNGLVKALDVRLAGIKALS; translated from the coding sequence ATGCCTGAACACGTCCTGCAACAGTTGTTTGAGAACAATAAACGCTGGGCTGAAAAAGTGACCAAGGAAGATCCGGCGTTTTTCCAGAATCTGTGCCAGCAGCAGACACCGGAATACCTGTGGATTGGTTGCTCCGATTCACGCGTACCGGCCAACCAGATCATGGGTCTGGCACCGGGCGAAGTGTTTGTCCACCGCAACGTTGCCAACGTCGTCAGTTTAACGGACTTCAACTGCCTGGCGGTATTGCAATACGCCGTCGAAGTACTGAAAGTTAAACATATTATTGTTACCGGACATTATGGTTGCGGCGGCGTAATCGCCGCTTACGAAGGCAATGCACCGGGCTTGGTCGATCATTGGCTCGAACCAGTGCGTTATGTGTGCCGCCAGCACGCCGATGAATTGAACGCCATTGTCGACCGCGACGAACGCCTGCGCCGGCTCTGCGAACTGAATGTCGAAGCGCAAGCCCGCAACGTCGCTCACACCCGCATCGTCCAGCGAGCCTGGAGCAATGGCCAGCAACTGACCATTCATGGTTTGATTTATTCGCTGAGCAACGGTTTGGTCAAAGCGCTGGATGTGCGTCTAGCCGGCATCAAAGCCTTGTCGTAA
- a CDS encoding antibiotic biosynthesis monooxygenase family protein yields MPITSKQNEAGSYLNPADLVGAYAVIFLSKRTEIDAGYGQAADRMVELAAQQPGYIGVRSVREPGGLGVTISYWRSEADIKAWRQHLEHAATRETGRKQWYQYYELQVCKIERAYDFGLD; encoded by the coding sequence ATGCCAATTACCTCTAAGCAAAATGAGGCTGGATCTTACCTTAACCCCGCCGATCTGGTCGGGGCCTATGCGGTCATTTTCCTGTCGAAACGCACAGAAATTGACGCAGGTTATGGTCAGGCCGCCGATCGGATGGTCGAGCTGGCCGCCCAGCAGCCGGGCTATATCGGCGTGCGCTCAGTGCGCGAACCGGGCGGGCTGGGCGTGACCATTTCCTACTGGCGCTCTGAGGCCGATATCAAGGCCTGGCGACAACACCTCGAACACGCGGCGACGCGCGAAACCGGGCGCAAGCAGTGGTATCAGTATTACGAATTGCAGGTCTGCAAAATCGAGCGTGCCTATGACTTCGGCCTCGATTAA
- the aroE gene encoding shikimate dehydrogenase, which produces MTSASIKRCAVIGQPIAHSKSPSLHKAFAAQFDLPLDYQKQALSADEFALWLRSFFAQGGTGVNVTLPYKAAALQFADNASERAKLAGAANTLGRDENGRIWADNTDGIGLVRDLQRLGVSLQQRPVLLLGAGGAARGVIPALLTARVASVQLLNRTRERALEIVEALADTRVQLASETWPGNVLLLSSVADGVADLLTAVPTDTVQIAYDLNYGARAESFVQAMRQRGVEQVFTGRGMLIEQAAESFRLWHGLMPDTAPLHQLEELP; this is translated from the coding sequence ATGACTTCGGCCTCGATTAAGCGCTGCGCCGTCATCGGCCAGCCGATTGCCCATTCGAAAAGCCCCAGTTTGCACAAGGCCTTCGCGGCTCAATTCGATTTGCCGCTCGATTATCAAAAGCAGGCGCTGAGTGCCGATGAGTTCGCGCTGTGGTTGCGGTCGTTTTTCGCGCAAGGCGGCACCGGTGTCAACGTCACCTTGCCGTATAAAGCTGCTGCATTGCAGTTTGCCGACAACGCTTCTGAGCGCGCCAAGCTTGCTGGCGCCGCCAATACGCTTGGCCGGGATGAAAACGGACGCATTTGGGCCGATAACACCGATGGCATTGGACTGGTTCGCGATTTGCAGCGGCTCGGCGTGTCATTGCAACAGCGGCCGGTGCTGCTGCTTGGTGCTGGCGGTGCGGCGCGCGGCGTGATTCCGGCGCTGCTGACAGCGCGTGTGGCCAGCGTGCAATTACTGAACCGCACCCGCGAGCGAGCGCTTGAGATCGTTGAAGCGTTGGCCGATACGCGAGTACAGCTCGCCAGCGAGACTTGGCCAGGCAATGTCTTGTTACTGAGCTCAGTGGCCGACGGCGTTGCCGATTTGCTGACGGCGGTGCCAACAGACACGGTGCAAATCGCCTATGATCTGAACTATGGTGCGCGTGCCGAATCCTTTGTACAGGCGATGCGTCAACGCGGCGTAGAACAAGTGTTTACTGGCCGCGGCATGCTGATCGAACAAGCTGCCGAAAGTTTCCGGCTCTGGCATGGTTTGATGCCGGATACCGCGCCGTTACATCAACTGGAGGAATTACCGTAA